CGCTCAGGCGGTGATTGGAAAACTGTTGTCGTTTTCCCGGTGTGCCAGCCGGCATGCGGCCCATAATCGGACCGTCTTCTCGTTCCGCCCGATGACATCATGGAACAGATCACTTATTCGCCCCTGCCCCGCCGGGACGGGCGCCGGTCGTTTGCACCCTCTCGCCCTGCCCTGCCGCAGATGACAGGCAAAGGCGTCACCGACCTGCGCTGGCACCTTCTGGATCTGGTGCGGATCTGCCGTGAACGGCTTCAGCTGCGCGACCGCGACATTGCGGTTCTGCGCGGGCTCCTGAGCCTTTTGCCACAGGATCCGCAGCCGGATCAGAGGATGGTCTTCGCCTCGAACCGGGTGCTGATCGCGCGCTGTGACGGCATTGATGAGCGTACCTTGCGCCGCCGGCTGAACCATCTCCGGTCGGTCGGGCTGGTGAGCAAGCGGCCGAGCCCCAATGGCAAACGCTATCAGGTCCGCAATTCTGAGGCCGATGTGCAGCTGAGCTATGGTATCAGCCTCGCGCCGCTGTTCGACCTGCATCCCCATCTGGAAGCCCTTGCTGAGACCTGCCATCAGGAAGCCGCAGAGGTGAAGGCCCTGCGGGCAGTGATCCGCGACCGGCTGTTTCACAGCGCCGGAGATCTGGCTCAGCCACTCCTGGAAACTGCCCGCCTCGCGCTGCGGCGAAAGCTTGGGCCGGATGAGCTGCGGACTATTGCGGCGACCCTGCCCGATCCGGATGACAGCGCGCCTGACCACATGCCGCCCGACATGACACAGCCAGATACCGCATCTGAACGATCCGGCGAAATGACCGCCAGCAACGGCCAGAATGACCGGCACATTCAGAGATCAGGAAAAGAAACCTTTGATTCTGACTCTGCTCAGAAAGCACAGGATATCAGTGTTGATGAATGCCTGGAGATGGCTGCGAGTGTGAAAGATTACGCTCCACACCAGCCGCGAAGCTGGCCTGATCTTATCCGGCTTTCTGAAACTCTCGCACCGGCGATCGGTCTGACGCATCCCTTGCTTGGCATCGCGAAAAAACAATTTGGGCTGCAAGGCTGCGCGCTGGTGGTTCTGGGGCTTGTGGAGGCCTTTGGACGTATCCGCAGCCCCGGCGCTTATCTCAACGCGGTGCTGCGAAAGGCAGATGTTCAGGTGCCAGACCCCGTGCGGATGTTCCATTCCCTTGTGAGGTCCGCGCCCAGGGCCAGATGTATACCGGGGTAAACACTCAAGCCTCGGGTCATGTATACCGGGGTAAACATTACGGATGTTTCGAAAGATCAGACTGGCCTGAAATCCGCCGTCTGCCCAGATCTCAGTTCCTCTGGCACCTCATCTGACGCCGCGAGATCCACAATCAACAATGCCTCTCCCCGGGCACCGGCGGTTGCAAGTGGCTGGCCATCCGGCCCGGCAATCACGGAAAGGCCGCCAAAGGTCAGGTCCCCTTCCGGGCCGGTCAGATTGGCATAGGCCACGGTGCAATTGCCTTCATGCGCGCGGGCCGGCACCAGGACACGCTGGACATGTTCAAAGCCGGCAGGATTGGCTGTGGGCACCAGGATCAGCCCGGCGCCATTGCGGGAAAGGGCTGCCACATGGGCCGGAAATTCGATGTCATAGCAAACCAGCATGGCAAGCTTTCGCCCTTCCAGATCAAACACCGGACAAAGCTGGTCGCCGGGGCGAAATGATCGGCGCTCCATCGGGCCGAAGAGCTGGATCTTGCGGTAATGCGCCAGCACCGCGCCATCGGGCCGATCGTCGTGGCGGCGTTGTAAACGGTAGCGCCGTCCCGTTCTGCCCAGCCGAGGCAGATGCCGCACCCCGCATGCGCCGCCATCTCACGCAGCCGGGTGATCCATGCGCCGTCCAGCGGCTGTGACAGACTTTCATGCAGATCCGGCCGGTTATAGCCCGGGAGCAACAGCTCCGGCGCGAGCAGGAGTTTGGCCCCTGCCGCTGCCGCCACCTGCAACTGCGTGCAAATCGCCGAAAATGCCGCCTCAATGTTCCCATTGGTCGGCTTCGCCTGCCAGAGTGCCACCTTCATCTGAACCTCGCTTCCGCTACTGTCTTTACAAATCTGCCCTGGTTTCCCTCAATCTGCAAAGCACCAGCCCGAAAGCCTCTGATCGCATGACCCTGAAAAAGCCTGTAACCGCCTTCGGCCCGGATTTTCCCTTTGCCTATGATGACTGGCTGACGCATCCGGCCGGGCTCGGAAGCGTGCCGCAGGCGCGCTTTGGTGAAAAACTCGCGGTGATCGGGGCGGGGGCTGCGGGCATCATCGCGGGCTATGAGCTGATGAAGCTGGGCCTCCATCCCGAAATCTATGAATCCGGCAAGTTCGGTGGCCGGCTGCGCTCAGAGTTATTCGAAGGCACGGAGGATATCATCGCCGAACTTGGCGGCATGCGCTTTCCGGTCTCGTCGCGCGCCTTCTACCATTATGTCGATCTCCTTGGGATCGAAAGCCGCCCTTTCCCCAATCCGCTGACCGAGGCCGCCGGATCGACGGTGATCGACCTTGAAGGCGAGACCCATTTCGCCCGCGGCCCCGAGGATCTGCCGCAGCTTTATCACGAGGTCGCCACCGCGTACCGCGCCGCGCTTGAGGAACATGCCGATTTCGCCGCCCTGACCGAAGCCGTGCGCGACCGCGATGTGGCCCGTCTGAAGGCGATCTGGGATCCGTTGGTTGCGAAATGGGATGAACGGACATTTTACGATTTCGTCACCTCGTCCAGCGCGTTCCAGAGCCTTGGCTTCCGGCATCGCGAGGTCTTTGGCCAGGTTGGGTTTGGCACCGGCGGCTGGGACAGTGACTTTCCGAATTCGATGCTCGAGATCCTGCGGGTGAATCTGCTCGAACTGGATGACCATCAACGCTACATCGTTGGCGGGGTCGAAGGGGTGCTGCACCAGCTCTGGCGTCTGCCTGCGCGCGCGGCGCATTGGCCCGAGGGTACCTCGCTGGCGGATCTCAACGGGGGAGCCACGCTGGGGCGCGCGACGCGCATCGCGCGGAGCGGGCAGGGCGGGTTCACCGTCACCGACCAATGGGGAGTGGCGCGCGATTACAGCGCGGTGCTCGTGACCTGTCAGAGCCATCTTCTGACCACTTCGGTCGCCGTGGATGAGGCGCTGTTTGATCAGAAACTCTGGATGGCGCTGGACCGCACCCGATATATGCAGGCCGCGAAGACCTTTGTCATGGTCGACCGGCCGTTCTGGAAAGAAACCGGCCCTGACGGGCGACCGCTTTTGTCGATGACGCTGACCGATCGCAATACACGTGGCACCTATCTCTTTGACAATGGGCCCGACCGGCCTGCCGTCATTTGCCTCTCCTACAGCTGGATGACCGATGCGCTGAAAGTGTTGCCTTACGGGCCGGAAAAGCGGGTCGAACTGGCGCTTGCGGCGCTGGAGCGGATCTATCCCGGCGTTGATATCCGAAGCCATATTCGCGGCAACCCGATTTGCGTCAGCTGGGAGGCGGATGACAACTTCCTTGGCGCCTTCAAAGGCGCGCTGCCCGGGCATTACCGCTATAATCTGCGGATGTACCGACACTTCATTCAGGCCGAGATGCCTGCGGATCAGCGCGGCATTTTCCTTGCCGGGGATGGCATCAGCTGGACCCCGGCCTGGGTCGAGGGGGCCGTCCAGACCGCATTGAACGCGGTCTGGGGCATCATGACCCATTTCGGCGGCAGCTCTGACCGGGCCAATCCAGGTCCGGGAGATCTCTGGCCAACGCTCGGCCCGGTCTCGCTCGACGGGCCGGAGCAGTCAGGCTGACTGCTGCGAGTCCGTGCGCCACCATCGGGCGCACGGGCAAAGCGCGAGACCAATCAACAGACGTCTTGAGGGAAATTCCAGCAACTGAAGAAAAAACTGCGGCCATTTCACTGTAATATGTTGTATTATAATGGATTTATAGGTTTTTTCTGAGGGCAGGGGCGCGAAGGCCTGCCATCGCGCCCGACCCATGCGTCACGCCCGCCCGATGGGGTGGTGCAGCGCATTGACGCTCCTCGCAAAAACCTCAAATCTGGGCCTGTCAGCGGGGCGAGCCTGGGTGCTCCTGGACGTATCGGATAAAATGCTATGAGCGGGTCAGGAGTTCTCGTCTGTATCAGGATCAACGCGACGAGGACGAACCACCAGTCCTGGGGTGAAAGCCAATACGCGGAAGGCCTGGCCCGCGCCATCCGGTGGCATGCAGGCTGTGAGGCTGTTCTGGTGTTTCGGGGCGAAGAGCCGGAGCCGTCCGCGCAGCCCTCGGTTCTCTTGCAGATCGCTGGCCCGCATCTGGAAGAGCCTGTCGCGGGGATGGCCAATCTGCTCTGGATGATCAGTCCGCCGAACGTGGCGCCGATCGGGATGTTGCGGCGCTATCAGGCACTGTTCATCGGCTCAGAGAAGCTCGCGTCCCAGCTGAGGGATCATGGGCTTGCGGCAGATTACCTGCCTCAGGCCACCGAATGTGCCCGTTTCCATCCCTTGCGGCGTCCGGCGGGGGCGGATGAGATTCCGCTGGCCTTTGTCGGCGGCTATGCCCCCCGCGTGGATCGCCGCATTATCCTTTGGGCGGCAGAGGCCGGGTTCGAGCCGCAGATCTGGGGGCCGGGCTGGAAGGATGTGGTGCCCGCCCGTCTCTGGCGGG
The Gemmobacter sp. 24YEA27 DNA segment above includes these coding regions:
- the repC gene encoding plasmid replication protein RepC → MTGKGVTDLRWHLLDLVRICRERLQLRDRDIAVLRGLLSLLPQDPQPDQRMVFASNRVLIARCDGIDERTLRRRLNHLRSVGLVSKRPSPNGKRYQVRNSEADVQLSYGISLAPLFDLHPHLEALAETCHQEAAEVKALRAVIRDRLFHSAGDLAQPLLETARLALRRKLGPDELRTIAATLPDPDDSAPDHMPPDMTQPDTASERSGEMTASNGQNDRHIQRSGKETFDSDSAQKAQDISVDECLEMAASVKDYAPHQPRSWPDLIRLSETLAPAIGLTHPLLGIAKKQFGLQGCALVVLGLVEAFGRIRSPGAYLNAVLRKADVQVPDPVRMFHSLVRSAPRARCIPG
- a CDS encoding nitrilase-related carbon-nitrogen hydrolase — protein: MERRSFRPGDQLCPVFDLEGRKLAMLVCYDIEFPAHVAALSRNGAGLILVPTANPAGFEHVQRVLVPARAHEGNCTVAYANLTGPEGDLTFGGLSVIAGPDGQPLATAGARGEALLIVDLAASDEVPEELRSGQTADFRPV
- a CDS encoding NAD(P)/FAD-dependent oxidoreductase: MTLKKPVTAFGPDFPFAYDDWLTHPAGLGSVPQARFGEKLAVIGAGAAGIIAGYELMKLGLHPEIYESGKFGGRLRSELFEGTEDIIAELGGMRFPVSSRAFYHYVDLLGIESRPFPNPLTEAAGSTVIDLEGETHFARGPEDLPQLYHEVATAYRAALEEHADFAALTEAVRDRDVARLKAIWDPLVAKWDERTFYDFVTSSSAFQSLGFRHREVFGQVGFGTGGWDSDFPNSMLEILRVNLLELDDHQRYIVGGVEGVLHQLWRLPARAAHWPEGTSLADLNGGATLGRATRIARSGQGGFTVTDQWGVARDYSAVLVTCQSHLLTTSVAVDEALFDQKLWMALDRTRYMQAAKTFVMVDRPFWKETGPDGRPLLSMTLTDRNTRGTYLFDNGPDRPAVICLSYSWMTDALKVLPYGPEKRVELALAALERIYPGVDIRSHIRGNPICVSWEADDNFLGAFKGALPGHYRYNLRMYRHFIQAEMPADQRGIFLAGDGISWTPAWVEGAVQTALNAVWGIMTHFGGSSDRANPGPGDLWPTLGPVSLDGPEQSG